A region from the Linepithema humile isolate Giens D197 chromosome 1, Lhum_UNIL_v1.0, whole genome shotgun sequence genome encodes:
- the LOC105669516 gene encoding uncharacterized protein, with protein sequence MAGSRGVAFTQINLHHSKGASAVLARQQAGRQTCISLMQEPWVIRGCIRGLAACGRFFRAPSVDRPRACVAVKGMEAQLISHLCSRDVAAVEVDFTDDSGDRKKMVICLAYFSHDEGEAVPPASVIKLAEYCQEKRLPLIMECDANAHHTVWGSSDTNERGRKVLEFLASTDLEILNIGDELTFCTIARREVLDITVCSRQLIQEVVEWRVSTEPSLSDHRQITFRITKARGKEVKFRNPRRTKWDSYRKDLASSLRGFPKRHGTEDKLETCVDYLQRSLVKVSATKIIVPKGRLQIVEELPGGPLDCRVSEWRHAGSKIELGTRAANPTGSTLGGHRRNIETLWLRRN encoded by the coding sequence ATGGCGGGATCGAGAGGGGTGGCCTTCACTCAGATTAATCTGCATCACAGCAAAGGGGCTTCGGCTGTTTTGGCCAGGCAACAAGCTGGGAGGCAAACATGCATATCACTGATGCAAGAACCCTGGGTAATCCGGGGTTGCATCAGGGGCTTGGCGGCCTGCGGTAGGTTCTTTAGGGCCCCATCAGTGGATCGGCCCAGGGCCTGCGTGGCCGTCAAAGGTATGGAAGCCCAGCTAATATCTCATCTGTGTTCCAGGGACGTTGCGGCTGTAGAAGTGGATTTCACTGATGACTCCGGTGACAGGAAGAAAATGGTTATTTGCTTGGCCTACTTCTCTCATGACGAGGGGGAGGCGGTGCCGCCTGCATCGGTGATAAAACTGGCAGAATACTGTCAAGAGAAACGGCTTCCCCTGATCATGGAATGTGACGCTAACGCGCATCACACTGTGTGGGGAAGCTCGGACACCAacgaaagaggaagaaaagtgTTGGAGTTCCTAGCATCTACGGATTTGGAGATTCTCAACATAGGAGACGAGCTCACCTTCTGCACTATAGCGAGAAGAGAAGTGCTCGACATCACTGTCTGTTCCAGGCAGTTGATACAGGAGGTAGTAGAGTGGAGAGTCTCGACGGAGCCCTCGCTTTCAGACCATAGGCAGATCACCTTCAGGATAACTAAGGCTAGGGGGAAGGAGGTCAAATTCAGGAACCCGAGGAGAACCAAGTGGGACTCCTATAGGAAAGACCTGGCCAGCAGTCTCAGAGGCTTCCCTAAGAGGCACGGGACAGAGGACAAACTGGAGACCTGTGTGGACTACTTGCAGAGGTCTCTGGTAAAAGTCTCTGCTACGAAAATAATTGTCCCGAAAGGGCGGTTACAAATAGTAGAGGAACTTCCTGGTGGACCCTTGGACTGCAGGGTCTCAGAGTGGCGGCACGCAGGGTCTAAAATAGAGCTAGGAACACGGGCCGCCAATCCGACTGGGAGCACTCTAGGAGGGCACAGAAGAAATATAGAGACTCTGTGGTTAAGGCGAAACTAG